Below is a genomic region from Escherichia ruysiae.
CTGCCATTGCGCTAACGCCAGCTCGAGCGCCGCTTCCAGCCCCTGTTCCACATCGGCTTTTGCCGCAACATGCAGAATGGTGGTGGGTTTGATTTCACGCGTGGGATTGCCCTGCGCCAGATGATAGCCACGCGCTGCTTTACTCAGGCTGCCCTGGCGTAATCCGGTTTGCGATACCAGTTGGTTCGCCAGTTTCAGCACCGCGCGCGTTTCACCGCTAAGCAGCTCCAGTTCCAGCTCACAGATAGGTTCAGCAAATTCACCGGCTTTCACCTCGCCCTGATCGAGAGCGATTTCAATCTGGCTGCCATCGACCTCCACCAGCCATTTTTCGCGATAAAAATCGGTGCTGAACAGCGGCTGCACGCAGGACGCGAGATCGGCAGGTAACTCACCGTTTGGCCAGACTTCCGTCGGTAACTGCGCCAGATCGAGCGTCGGTTCACTCAACGCCACGTTATATTCCGGGCGCTGGTGCAATCCGCCCGTTACCCGTCCGGCAACTTTCATGGTCATCTCATAGCGACCGTTTTCGCCACGAATACGCAGCCCCATGTCGTGCCCACGCAGCCAGTTATCCGGCGTTTCGTAGTAAATGTTCAGTAACTGCACGGGATCATGATGCTCGCCGCCCAGCGTATTGAGATGGTCACGCAACGCCTCAACGGCACTGTGATTAACAATAAACTTTAATTCGATTTCCTGAGCCATGGCCTTTACTTATCGGTTATGTCACATAAGTGACGATGAACGGCGAACTAAATGCGATCTTTTTTGTCAGTAGATAGTATTTTGCGCCAAATTGCCATGCAACGAGCATTTTGACGGGCGTAAAAGTTTGAGACAGTGGCAAAAGCTGACACAGAGGATTCTGATTGATACCGAATGCTTTGCGCAGCAACACTGATGCCACTACTATCGTTCCACTTTCCATGACAATAACGACAGCCTGATGCCAAAATTACGCCTGATCGCACTAACTTTACTCGCGCTTAGCGCCACTGCCGTCTCTCACGCGGAAGAAAAACGCTATGTTTCTGACGAACTGAATACCTGGGTTCGCAGTGGTCCGGGAGATCATTATCGCCTCGTGGGCACCGTGAACGCCGGTGAAGAAGTGACATTATTACAAACTGACGCCAACACCAATTATGCCCAGGTGAAA
It encodes:
- the ygiF gene encoding inorganic triphosphatase — translated: MAQEIELKFIVNHSAVEALRDHLNTLGGEHHDPVQLLNIYYETPDNWLRGHDMGLRIRGENGRYEMTMKVAGRVTGGLHQRPEYNVALSEPTLDLAQLPTEVWPNGELPADLASCVQPLFSTDFYREKWLVEVDGSQIEIALDQGEVKAGEFAEPICELELELLSGETRAVLKLANQLVSQTGLRQGSLSKAARGYHLAQGNPTREIKPTTILHVAAKADVEQGLEAALELALAQWQYHEELWVRGNDAAKEQVLAAIGLVRHTLMLFGGIVPRKASTHLRDLLTQCEATIASAVSAVTAVYSTETAMAKLALTEWLVSKAWQPFLDAKAQGKMSDSFKRFADIHLSRHAAELKSVFCQPLGDRYRDQLPRLTRDIDSILLLAGYYDPLVAQAWLENWQGLRHAIATGQRIEIEHFRNEANNQEPFWLHSGKR